Proteins encoded in a region of the Dethiosulfovibrio russensis genome:
- a CDS encoding glutamate synthase-related protein: protein MSFSPSLSSGFTAARNRSKFISPQSGMCSLCTDECAGTCEIAQAAVLGRLSVYPTTTGSNQIASEKDYPVDFSHFNINGRAFGAVGLDPDCGDAEIFKVNLASEYGCDNKIKLELPIVLPALVKMNWTDYFAGAAMSGVSCMVGEDARNKDSRLEIEKGKITSFPMLKEIHDSYYKYHRGFGQMVLQCNVDDHLMGVPEIALDKYGFEALEFKFGQGAKGTQPVNRLKDYDEAVRKVESGSLVMPDPFDPEILALRKKGCCPNFYTYGRLPMWTEESMAKRISELRAMGMKNVYFKMAGFDLPDIERVIDMAIENRVDMITFDGAGGGSGYSPSKMMNEWSLPTILLEKAVVDICSKLEKQGKILPAMVMAGGFASEDQLFKSLAFGDGFIGGIGVCRASMAAAMTGKKVGDDIKAGNTPELFKKFGNTVNEVFHDLADLRAIYGKEADGFSTGAVGVFSYLNKLGCGLRHFAALNRKFDLKYLDKSDLIPLTYYASDLMD from the coding sequence ATGTCCTTTTCACCTAGTTTGAGTTCCGGTTTTACGGCAGCGAGGAATAGAAGTAAGTTTATCTCTCCTCAATCTGGGATGTGTTCTTTATGTACGGATGAATGTGCAGGAACTTGCGAGATTGCTCAGGCCGCTGTTTTAGGAAGATTGTCTGTCTATCCGACGACTACAGGTTCTAACCAAATAGCGTCGGAAAAAGATTACCCTGTCGATTTTTCTCATTTTAATATAAACGGTCGGGCCTTCGGTGCGGTAGGGCTAGATCCCGATTGTGGAGATGCTGAGATATTCAAGGTTAACTTGGCCTCCGAATATGGTTGTGATAATAAAATAAAACTTGAGTTGCCTATCGTCTTGCCCGCACTGGTTAAAATGAACTGGACAGATTACTTTGCCGGAGCCGCTATGTCAGGCGTTAGCTGTATGGTAGGGGAAGATGCTAGAAATAAGGACTCCAGGCTTGAAATAGAGAAGGGTAAGATTACTTCGTTTCCCATGCTCAAGGAAATTCACGATAGTTATTATAAATACCACCGGGGTTTCGGTCAGATGGTGCTTCAGTGTAACGTAGACGACCATCTTATGGGAGTTCCCGAGATAGCTCTCGATAAATACGGCTTTGAGGCCCTGGAGTTTAAGTTTGGACAGGGTGCAAAGGGGACTCAGCCGGTTAATAGGCTTAAGGACTACGACGAGGCTGTGAGAAAAGTCGAGAGTGGGAGCCTTGTCATGCCAGATCCATTCGATCCTGAAATACTGGCTCTTAGAAAAAAGGGTTGCTGTCCTAATTTCTACACATATGGCAGGCTCCCGATGTGGACGGAAGAGTCCATGGCAAAGAGAATTTCCGAGCTTCGTGCCATGGGTATGAAGAACGTTTACTTTAAGATGGCTGGATTCGATCTTCCAGATATAGAACGGGTTATCGACATGGCCATTGAAAACAGAGTGGACATGATAACCTTTGACGGTGCTGGTGGCGGTTCGGGTTACAGCCCTTCAAAGATGATGAACGAATGGTCTCTACCTACGATTTTGCTCGAAAAAGCTGTCGTGGATATCTGTTCAAAACTGGAAAAACAGGGCAAGATCCTTCCTGCTATGGTAATGGCCGGTGGTTTTGCCAGTGAAGATCAGCTTTTCAAGTCCCTTGCGTTTGGAGATGGATTTATAGGCGGCATCGGTGTCTGTCGTGCTTCTATGGCAGCTGCCATGACTGGAAAAAAAGTTGGAGATGATATAAAGGCGGGCAATACGCCGGAGCTTTTCAAAAAGTTCGGTAACACCGTTAACGAGGTGTTCCATGATCTGGCGGACCTGAGGGCAATATACGGAAAGGAAGCGGATGGTTTTTCCACCGGAGCCGTTGGGGTTTTCTCCTATCTCAACAAGCTAGGTTGCGGTTTGAGACATTTTGCAGCCTTAAATCGCAAGTTTGATCTTAAATATCTGGATAAAAGCGACCTGATTCCCCTCACGTACTATGCAAGTGATCTAATGGATTAG
- a CDS encoding aconitase X catalytic domain-containing protein, with protein sequence MKITKEEQEILQGKLGEGMQKALELQVALGEAFDAERFVDVSRTHVALSGQEGDTYWCELLVKGGAKCKVPCTTNPAWDTKTLTQYYGVTQDELELVKRTYDVYTKIGAVMSLSCTPELQQNVPAFGEVVAFSESSCTPYVNSVLGARSNRESSVSALAAAVTGKTPLYGLMFDENRRGTMVIEVEEAPKDAYDWGLLGYNAGRIIEKDVPVFVFKKIDGRPTPESLLYFGAELNTSGAVPMYHIVGVTPEAPDLESALRGNKPTRTAYISNEDIREEEKKISEEGGKINLVMLGCPHYTLDQVMELERLMDNRKSSVPFWVLVSEATLSLAKRNESFYRLAECGVNLVAETCIDEPCFKSFEGGLGLTDSPKCAYYRERRGQPFVLRRLSECVEGAIKGEVK encoded by the coding sequence ATGAAAATAACTAAAGAAGAACAGGAAATCCTTCAAGGTAAACTGGGCGAGGGAATGCAAAAAGCCTTGGAACTCCAGGTAGCGCTAGGGGAAGCCTTCGACGCAGAAAGATTTGTAGATGTATCTAGAACACATGTGGCCCTCAGTGGTCAAGAGGGAGATACCTATTGGTGCGAACTGCTGGTCAAGGGAGGCGCAAAATGCAAAGTCCCTTGCACCACAAACCCAGCATGGGACACCAAAACATTAACACAGTATTATGGAGTGACTCAAGATGAACTTGAACTAGTCAAGAGGACGTACGACGTATATACAAAGATCGGAGCCGTCATGTCTCTAAGCTGCACTCCAGAGCTTCAGCAGAATGTACCGGCCTTCGGCGAGGTAGTTGCCTTCTCCGAGTCAAGCTGTACTCCCTATGTCAACTCCGTATTAGGAGCCAGGTCGAACAGAGAATCATCGGTAAGCGCTCTCGCAGCAGCAGTAACAGGGAAGACGCCTCTTTACGGTCTCATGTTCGACGAAAACAGGAGAGGCACCATGGTCATAGAAGTTGAAGAAGCTCCTAAAGACGCCTATGACTGGGGACTTCTCGGATACAACGCTGGAAGGATCATAGAAAAGGATGTACCAGTATTCGTATTCAAGAAGATCGACGGAAGACCTACACCAGAGTCTCTACTCTACTTTGGAGCAGAGCTGAACACATCAGGTGCAGTTCCTATGTATCACATAGTGGGAGTAACACCTGAAGCTCCAGACCTTGAGAGTGCCCTAAGAGGCAACAAACCGACCAGAACCGCTTACATCTCCAACGAAGACATCAGAGAAGAGGAGAAAAAGATCTCTGAGGAAGGCGGAAAGATAAACCTTGTCATGTTAGGATGCCCACACTACACGCTGGACCAGGTTATGGAGCTAGAGAGACTTATGGACAACAGAAAGTCCTCTGTCCCATTCTGGGTTCTCGTATCCGAAGCCACTCTTTCACTTGCCAAGAGGAATGAATCGTTCTACAGACTGGCAGAGTGTGGAGTAAATCTCGTAGCCGAGACCTGCATTGACGAGCCTTGCTTTAAGAGTTTCGAAGGAGGACTAGGCCTTACAGACTCTCCCAAGTGTGCCTACTACAGAGAGAGACGGGGACAGCCTTTCGTATTGAGACGCCTGTCAGAATGTGTAGAGGGAGCAATCAAAGGAGAGGTGAAATAA
- a CDS encoding ABC transporter substrate-binding protein: MKKICALLVFGVALAFCLSGVSLAAEEPVYGGTLVWRLVNDPPKMDPAFSTDTTSSRALNMVCQGLVGYHPDGEGVLPEIAESWDVNDDATVWTFHLRKGVKFHKTCEGQPTANGGREVTAQDFKYSLERLVKENSPRAYFIEQIKGYQDFTDGKADEWVGIEVVDDYTLRFTLDYSFAPFLSILAYNSFTVVPKEDAEKWGKDFNFHLVGSGPFMLDKWDHDNEVVLVRNPDYWKKDAEGNSLPYLDKIVYRVIPDNSVAYLEFKKGNIDILQDVPDEFYEEIKGDYSESGQFQERAHMGTYYYGFNNAEEPFKSNKKLRQALNYAVNREGISELVINGRYGPAKGILPPGMPGYNPNIKGYEYNPEKAKQLLKEAGYPDGIELTLMYNNNPRHRSIAEAIQAQVSELGIKLNLKVQDWGTHLDACSRGEFEMFRMAWVVDYPDPDNFLFVLLDSSNIGSKGNYSRYSNPQVDEWLRAARSETNWDKRVELYQKAEQQIVDDAPWIFLFHYTTSLVHGADVENVYLPAMGDYTTDLTEVWMEKK; the protein is encoded by the coding sequence ATGAAGAAAATATGTGCTTTATTGGTTTTCGGTGTTGCCCTGGCTTTCTGTCTCTCGGGGGTATCCCTGGCGGCGGAGGAGCCCGTCTACGGCGGGACTCTGGTATGGCGTCTGGTCAACGATCCTCCCAAGATGGATCCGGCTTTTTCAACCGATACTACGTCCAGTCGTGCCCTCAACATGGTCTGTCAGGGGCTCGTAGGATACCATCCCGATGGAGAGGGAGTCCTTCCGGAGATAGCGGAAAGCTGGGACGTTAACGACGACGCCACGGTGTGGACTTTCCACCTCCGAAAGGGAGTCAAGTTCCACAAGACCTGCGAAGGTCAGCCCACCGCCAACGGCGGCAGAGAGGTCACCGCTCAGGATTTCAAGTATTCCCTAGAGCGTCTCGTGAAGGAGAACTCCCCCAGGGCTTACTTCATCGAACAGATAAAGGGCTATCAGGATTTCACCGATGGCAAGGCGGACGAGTGGGTCGGTATAGAGGTCGTGGACGACTATACCCTTCGTTTTACCCTCGACTATTCCTTCGCTCCCTTCCTGTCAATACTTGCCTATAACTCCTTCACCGTAGTTCCCAAGGAGGACGCCGAGAAGTGGGGCAAAGACTTCAACTTCCATCTCGTTGGATCCGGTCCCTTCATGCTGGATAAGTGGGATCACGACAACGAGGTCGTCCTTGTCAGAAACCCCGATTACTGGAAGAAGGACGCCGAAGGCAACAGCCTTCCCTACCTGGATAAGATCGTCTACAGGGTCATTCCCGACAACAGCGTGGCCTATCTGGAGTTCAAGAAGGGCAACATCGACATTCTCCAGGATGTCCCCGACGAGTTCTACGAGGAGATCAAGGGTGACTACTCCGAGAGCGGTCAGTTCCAGGAGAGGGCTCACATGGGAACCTACTACTATGGTTTCAACAACGCCGAGGAGCCCTTCAAGAGCAACAAGAAGCTTCGTCAGGCTCTCAACTACGCTGTCAACCGCGAGGGGATCAGCGAGCTGGTCATCAACGGACGTTACGGCCCCGCCAAGGGAATACTGCCTCCCGGAATGCCCGGCTACAACCCGAACATAAAGGGCTACGAGTACAACCCGGAAAAGGCCAAGCAGCTTCTCAAGGAAGCCGGTTATCCCGACGGTATAGAACTTACCCTCATGTATAACAACAACCCCAGGCATAGATCCATCGCTGAGGCTATACAGGCCCAGGTGTCGGAGCTGGGGATAAAACTGAACCTGAAGGTTCAGGACTGGGGAACCCATCTGGACGCCTGCTCCAGAGGCGAGTTCGAGATGTTCAGGATGGCCTGGGTCGTCGACTATCCCGATCCGGACAACTTCCTCTTCGTTCTGCTCGACTCCTCGAACATAGGCTCCAAGGGTAACTATTCCCGCTATAGCAACCCCCAGGTGGACGAGTGGCTCAGGGCCGCCCGTTCCGAGACGAACTGGGACAAGAGGGTTGAGCTTTACCAGAAGGCGGAGCAGCAGATAGTCGACGACGCCCCGTGGATCTTCCTCTTCCACTACACCACCAGCCTGGTACACGGCGCCGACGTCGAGAACGTCTATCTTCCGGCCATGGGAGACTACACCACCGATCTTACAGAGGTCTGGATGGAGAAGAAGTAA
- a CDS encoding GntR family transcriptional regulator, producing MASFIKKPKNNIRLADQAADRIREMIISEELPMGEPIAEIPLSNAFGMSRTPIREAISQLEQEGLLKTIPGRGAFVAEITIQDIHEINELRRVLEPLAIESAIEEITDQEICQQHKIWLNFKHQYDKTDKCPKSDLLAIEDHKLHELFSKKCKNKRLRNFLNILRIQTLRYMSAYWSTEEYVNEIIDQHIEILESLKSRDLERAQKAIKKHIKFNRKFYSFN from the coding sequence ATGGCAAGTTTTATAAAAAAACCAAAAAACAACATTAGATTAGCTGATCAAGCCGCAGATCGAATCAGAGAAATGATAATTTCTGAGGAACTTCCGATGGGTGAGCCTATAGCAGAAATTCCGCTCTCAAATGCATTCGGTATGAGCAGAACTCCTATTAGAGAGGCTATTTCTCAACTGGAGCAAGAAGGGCTTTTAAAGACCATTCCAGGACGAGGAGCCTTCGTAGCAGAGATAACCATCCAGGATATACATGAGATAAACGAACTTAGAAGAGTCCTAGAACCTCTAGCAATTGAGTCCGCCATAGAGGAAATTACTGACCAGGAAATATGTCAACAGCACAAAATTTGGCTAAATTTCAAACATCAATATGACAAAACAGATAAATGTCCGAAGAGCGACCTTCTTGCTATAGAGGACCATAAATTACACGAGTTATTCTCCAAAAAATGCAAAAACAAGCGCCTCAGAAACTTCTTGAACATTTTAAGAATCCAGACCTTAAGATACATGTCTGCCTACTGGAGCACAGAGGAATATGTAAACGAGATAATAGATCAACATATCGAAATACTGGAAAGCCTCAAGTCAAGAGACCTTGAAAGAGCTCAGAAGGCCATCAAAAAGCATATCAAGTTCAACAGGAAATTTTATTCTTTTAATTAA
- a CDS encoding aconitase X swivel domain-containing protein has translation MEQAYKCRKILKGKGEGEAIVSTDPICFYLCDPKTGKVIEKGHSITGKTVAGKVLVVKSGKGSSVVMVDGLYQLKMQDNLPAAIIVRDIEPVLVSCAAVVGVPVVDRLEINPYEAIKDGDKVIVDADNCTVTVKRVD, from the coding sequence ATGGAACAGGCCTACAAATGTAGAAAAATTTTAAAAGGTAAAGGAGAAGGAGAAGCTATAGTATCGACAGATCCTATCTGTTTTTACCTCTGTGATCCCAAGACTGGAAAGGTCATAGAAAAAGGACACTCCATAACAGGCAAGACCGTTGCAGGCAAGGTGCTCGTAGTAAAATCAGGCAAGGGCAGCTCTGTCGTAATGGTAGATGGTCTTTATCAACTCAAGATGCAGGATAACCTCCCAGCAGCTATAATAGTCCGAGACATTGAACCGGTTCTGGTCTCATGCGCAGCAGTAGTAGGAGTTCCAGTCGTAGACAGACTCGAGATCAATCCCTATGAGGCTATCAAGGACGGAGATAAGGTAATCGTAGACGCAGATAATTGCACAGTAACGGTAAAAAGAGTAGACTAA
- a CDS encoding TRAP transporter substrate-binding protein, which produces MFSKKNIVKFLSTVALTAVMTTSAFAAKPKFVFKFGTIVPGTHADCIAANKVFKKSLEEGSNGRIKFELYPNAQLGGDREMVEACQLGVLDGCLPAGSTLVGFDKRFQMLALPYLFRDRETAFKSLDGKVGQTLNSHLPEIGLVGLGFTENGFRHVSNNRGPINTPEDMKGIKLRTMENPMHLAYFKAIGANPTPMAWGELYTALQQGVVDGEENPAALVNEARFYEVQKYYSKTGHVFSACDIIVSKVFFDSLPEDLQKVLIESAKKYAAAQRKEIIKQERESFEALKENGMILNEISPENREKFAELAAPLYSQFKEEIGDELYQMAMELQKNN; this is translated from the coding sequence ATGTTCAGCAAGAAGAATATCGTAAAGTTCCTAAGTACAGTAGCTCTTACAGCTGTTATGACAACATCAGCTTTTGCTGCAAAACCGAAATTCGTCTTTAAGTTCGGAACAATAGTACCTGGCACCCATGCCGACTGTATCGCCGCAAATAAAGTCTTCAAAAAAAGCCTGGAGGAAGGATCTAACGGAAGAATCAAGTTTGAGCTCTACCCCAACGCACAACTGGGAGGAGACAGGGAAATGGTCGAGGCATGTCAATTAGGAGTACTCGATGGCTGCCTTCCCGCTGGATCTACACTCGTAGGTTTTGACAAGAGGTTCCAGATGTTGGCATTACCTTACCTCTTCAGAGATAGAGAGACTGCCTTTAAATCCCTAGACGGAAAAGTAGGACAGACCCTTAACAGCCACCTCCCAGAGATAGGTCTTGTCGGCCTGGGTTTCACAGAAAACGGATTTCGTCACGTCAGCAACAACAGAGGACCTATTAACACACCAGAGGATATGAAGGGCATCAAACTCCGTACCATGGAGAACCCAATGCACCTGGCCTACTTCAAAGCAATTGGTGCTAATCCTACACCTATGGCATGGGGGGAACTTTACACAGCACTACAACAGGGCGTCGTAGACGGAGAGGAAAACCCCGCAGCATTGGTCAACGAAGCCAGATTCTACGAAGTTCAGAAGTACTATTCAAAAACCGGCCATGTATTCTCAGCCTGTGACATCATCGTCAGCAAGGTCTTCTTCGACAGTCTTCCTGAAGACCTCCAGAAAGTTCTCATCGAAAGCGCAAAGAAATATGCTGCCGCCCAAAGAAAAGAGATCATCAAACAAGAAAGAGAGAGTTTCGAAGCTCTGAAGGAGAATGGAATGATCCTAAACGAAATCTCTCCAGAGAACAGAGAGAAATTTGCCGAACTTGCTGCACCTCTCTACTCTCAATTCAAGGAAGAGATCGGAGACGAGCTTTACCAGATGGCTATGGAGCTTCAGAAAAATAACTAG
- a CDS encoding TRAP transporter large permease, which translates to MEAVLLFSVLILLIVTSVPIGIALGIATSVCLYFTTHIPMVMIAQKAFTGLDSFPLLAIPFFILAGSLMCNGGISRRLIEFAECLVGFIVGGLAMVTVLACMFFAAISGSGPATVSAIGTFMIPAMKERGYGGGFAAALTATAGTIGVIIPPSIPFVIYCVVAQTSIGDMFIAGIVPGVIIGLSLMGTCYYIARKRNYISYTKPPTAKIVVHRFKEAIWALIVPVIILGGIYGGIFTPTEAAVVAVVYSALIGKFVYKELDKAALYDSLKQTAIINGSLEFMIGLSIAFGNYLAMARIPEMMAGWLMSLSNSPIVIMILINIFLLVIGCFVDNIAAVIILTPILLPIVQGIGIDPIHFGLIITFNLAIGFITPPYGINLFVASSISGESIEVISRNIMPFIFSMIVCLLLFTFCPAFTVGVVNLFG; encoded by the coding sequence ATGGAAGCTGTTCTCCTTTTCTCCGTTCTCATTCTCCTTATAGTGACAAGCGTCCCGATCGGGATAGCTCTGGGGATAGCTACATCGGTCTGTCTTTACTTCACGACTCACATTCCTATGGTCATGATCGCTCAAAAAGCGTTCACCGGCCTCGATTCCTTCCCTCTTCTGGCAATCCCATTCTTCATTCTCGCAGGCTCGCTAATGTGCAACGGAGGTATCTCCAGGAGACTCATCGAGTTTGCAGAATGCCTTGTTGGCTTCATAGTGGGAGGTCTGGCGATGGTGACAGTTCTGGCCTGTATGTTCTTCGCTGCCATATCAGGCTCAGGGCCTGCTACTGTCTCCGCCATAGGGACATTTATGATACCCGCGATGAAAGAGAGGGGCTACGGTGGTGGTTTTGCAGCAGCTCTCACGGCTACAGCAGGAACGATCGGAGTAATAATTCCTCCAAGTATTCCTTTTGTCATCTACTGTGTCGTAGCACAGACATCCATAGGGGACATGTTCATCGCGGGCATCGTGCCAGGAGTCATAATCGGCCTGTCTCTCATGGGGACCTGTTATTACATAGCAAGGAAAAGAAACTATATCAGCTACACAAAACCACCAACTGCCAAAATTGTAGTACATCGTTTTAAAGAGGCTATATGGGCTCTCATCGTTCCAGTAATCATACTAGGTGGAATCTATGGAGGTATATTCACCCCAACGGAAGCAGCAGTCGTTGCAGTAGTCTACTCTGCTCTAATAGGAAAGTTCGTATACAAAGAGCTGGACAAGGCAGCACTTTACGATTCTTTAAAACAGACTGCCATAATAAACGGTTCTCTTGAATTCATGATCGGTCTTTCAATTGCCTTCGGAAACTATCTGGCTATGGCGAGAATTCCCGAGATGATGGCTGGTTGGCTTATGTCTCTCTCAAATTCTCCCATTGTGATAATGATCCTTATAAACATTTTCCTGTTGGTGATTGGGTGTTTCGTGGACAACATCGCAGCTGTAATCATACTTACGCCTATTCTCCTCCCAATCGTGCAGGGGATCGGGATAGACCCCATACATTTTGGTTTGATCATAACGTTCAACTTGGCAATAGGCTTCATAACGCCGCCTTATGGAATAAACCTCTTCGTAGCGTCTTCCATATCGGGAGAATCGATAGAAGTCATATCCAGAAACATTATGCCTTTCATCTTTTCCATGATCGTTTGTCTGTTGCTCTTTACCTTCTGTCCTGCCTTCACGGTCGGAGTGGTAAATCTATTTGGATAG
- the larA gene encoding nickel-dependent lactate racemase, which yields MTEQLPYGELEITFDVSPDKVIFRGDMTKATPLKDLKKELLMKLNHPTGTPPLYSLIRGKENIVILIEDNTRNTPLKEILPVLLNYLLNHGQKKENISFLTAPGTHRRMTDEEILEKVGPEIVSSYSIYQHDATRPEEMVMLEPASIEGYEIPIEVNKKAIEADFLIGIGNIVPHSDAGFSGGGKIVQPGICGFSSTSATHASSALSGTIPLGMMDNPCRKGIEEVARKVGLSFIVNTVKSNDDAVIAIVTGDLVKAHREGAKIAQKAFSVAIPELADILVISSSPCDIDYWQANKAISTSYFAVKKGGIVIFVSPCTEGLAFNHPKFRDWLSMPLNKIISSIKETNPNDKEADLISAVLAACNSRVREKVSSIFSVTKGLTKEDLLALGYENFNTLEEALEEAMRRIPDGKIGIISKGGIALPVKK from the coding sequence ATGACGGAACAACTACCATATGGAGAACTAGAGATAACCTTTGACGTATCGCCTGATAAAGTCATATTTAGAGGAGACATGACAAAAGCAACGCCCTTAAAAGACCTAAAAAAAGAACTGCTAATGAAACTTAACCACCCCACAGGAACACCTCCTCTTTATAGCCTTATCAGAGGCAAAGAAAATATCGTCATATTGATTGAGGACAACACCAGGAACACTCCACTGAAGGAAATCCTCCCGGTCCTGTTAAACTATCTCCTCAATCACGGGCAGAAAAAGGAAAATATATCTTTTCTCACTGCTCCAGGAACTCATCGAAGGATGACAGATGAAGAAATACTGGAAAAGGTTGGGCCTGAAATAGTATCTAGCTACTCTATATATCAGCACGATGCAACAAGGCCGGAGGAGATGGTCATGCTTGAACCAGCATCGATTGAGGGTTACGAAATACCGATAGAGGTCAATAAAAAAGCCATAGAAGCAGATTTCCTCATAGGTATAGGCAACATCGTCCCCCATTCAGACGCAGGATTCTCAGGTGGGGGAAAGATTGTCCAACCAGGTATATGTGGTTTCTCCTCTACATCAGCAACTCATGCATCATCGGCTTTGTCGGGAACTATACCTCTAGGAATGATGGATAACCCCTGCAGAAAGGGTATCGAAGAGGTTGCCAGAAAGGTAGGCCTTTCCTTTATTGTTAACACGGTGAAGAGCAACGATGATGCAGTAATAGCCATAGTCACAGGTGACCTGGTAAAAGCCCACAGAGAAGGGGCTAAGATCGCACAAAAAGCCTTCTCCGTAGCTATTCCAGAATTAGCCGATATTTTAGTAATAAGCTCTTCTCCATGTGACATTGACTACTGGCAGGCAAATAAAGCCATCAGTACATCTTATTTTGCCGTAAAAAAAGGGGGGATTGTGATCTTCGTGTCCCCCTGCACGGAAGGACTTGCCTTCAACCATCCGAAGTTTAGAGATTGGCTGTCGATGCCGCTTAATAAGATCATTTCGTCTATAAAGGAAACCAATCCCAACGATAAAGAAGCAGATCTCATCTCGGCAGTTTTGGCAGCATGCAACTCAAGGGTAAGAGAAAAAGTCTCGTCTATCTTCTCTGTAACTAAAGGTTTAACGAAAGAAGACTTACTAGCTCTTGGATACGAGAACTTTAATACGCTTGAGGAAGCATTAGAAGAGGCAATGAGACGAATTCCTGATGGGAAAATCGGGATTATATCCAAAGGGGGGATAGCTCTTCCAGTTAAAAAATAG
- a CDS encoding TRAP transporter small permease: MWKEIFDDIEEKFLVWTIAISVLLTFSQVIMRYAFHNSLSWSEELSRYLFLWYSWIGASYCVKEKAHLRVGILTDKLLGRKKAFFEIVILLVWIVFSIFLAWQGGVLTGFLIKRGQLSAAMRIPMSIAYSSVPVGCFLMALRLIFELPPHFKKLFGKEV; the protein is encoded by the coding sequence ATGTGGAAAGAAATTTTTGACGATATAGAGGAAAAATTCCTCGTATGGACGATTGCGATAAGCGTTCTCCTCACATTTTCTCAGGTCATAATGAGATATGCCTTTCACAATTCTCTATCCTGGAGCGAAGAACTCTCTCGCTATCTCTTCCTTTGGTACTCATGGATAGGAGCCAGTTACTGCGTCAAGGAGAAGGCACATCTCAGGGTGGGAATATTGACGGATAAATTATTGGGAAGAAAAAAGGCATTTTTTGAGATAGTTATACTCCTAGTCTGGATAGTTTTTTCTATCTTTCTGGCATGGCAAGGGGGAGTGCTGACTGGATTTCTTATAAAGAGAGGCCAGTTATCAGCTGCTATGAGAATTCCTATGAGCATAGCCTATTCCTCAGTGCCAGTAGGCTGTTTTCTAATGGCACTGAGACTTATCTTTGAACTGCCGCCTCATTTTAAAAAGCTGTTTGGGAAGGAAGTGTAA
- a CDS encoding ABC transporter substrate-binding protein: MKFISSVFLTVFLSASCAWAGDRLDDIVKRGEMVVAVGDFENEPFFFVEDGDLVGFDVDLGSMIAKEIGVDVRFVRVPWDGLIALAWYSRYPWSRYDMAIASITIRQSRARACDFSDWYFYTGQKLLVREGDGYETPLDLEGKTIAVMAGSTGYETAKRDLAAQTVVMDSPQETVDALRAGSVDGALSDATIVIAAADKYDGLIALEGMVTTERYGVVLPKGEEALRKVVDSVVVEARRILYDKWFR, encoded by the coding sequence ATGAAGTTTATATCCTCGGTTTTCTTGACGGTTTTTCTCTCCGCCTCCTGTGCTTGGGCCGGAGATAGACTGGACGACATAGTAAAACGAGGCGAGATGGTTGTGGCTGTCGGCGATTTCGAGAACGAGCCGTTTTTCTTCGTCGAGGATGGTGATCTCGTCGGTTTCGACGTCGACCTGGGCAGTATGATAGCAAAGGAGATCGGGGTGGACGTTCGCTTCGTGAGGGTTCCATGGGATGGTCTGATAGCCCTGGCCTGGTACAGCCGTTATCCCTGGAGTCGTTACGATATGGCGATCGCCAGCATAACCATAAGGCAGAGTCGAGCCAGAGCCTGCGATTTCTCGGACTGGTATTTCTACACGGGGCAGAAGCTTTTGGTCAGAGAGGGTGACGGTTATGAGACCCCTCTCGATCTGGAGGGGAAGACTATCGCGGTGATGGCCGGTTCCACCGGCTATGAGACGGCCAAGAGGGATCTGGCTGCCCAGACCGTGGTCATGGATAGTCCTCAGGAGACCGTCGATGCCCTGAGGGCAGGGAGTGTCGACGGTGCTCTCTCCGATGCCACCATAGTGATCGCTGCGGCTGATAAATACGACGGATTGATCGCTCTCGAGGGAATGGTTACTACCGAGAGATACGGGGTGGTGCTTCCCAAAGGGGAGGAGGCTCTGAGGAAGGTAGTCGATTCCGTGGTGGTTGAGGCCCGGAGGATCCTATACGATAAATGGTTTCGTTGA